A window of the Hordeum vulgare subsp. vulgare chromosome 5H, MorexV3_pseudomolecules_assembly, whole genome shotgun sequence genome harbors these coding sequences:
- the LOC123398583 gene encoding probable N-succinyldiaminopimelate aminotransferase DapC: protein MNLAAPISTSTSTAAPPHAHGLMPLNLSPAPSSLRRSLFASLRNKISPMASAPASASAALSTAAPADNGAAKPTEQRPVQVAKRLEKFKTTIFTQMSMLAVKHGAINLGQGFPNFDGPDFVKDAAIEAIKAGKNQYARGYGVPELNSAVAERFLKDSGLHIDPDKEVTVTSGCTEAIAATILGLINPGDEVILFAPFYDSYEATLSMAGANVKAITLRPPDFAVPLEELKAAVSKNTRAIMINTPHNPTGKMFTREELEFIADLCKENDVLLFADEVYDKLAFEADHISMASIPGMYERTVTMNSLGKTFSLTGWKIGWAIAPPHLTWGVRQAHSFLTFATSTPMQSAAAAALRAPDSYFEELKRDYGAKKALLVDGLKAAGFIVYPSSGTYFVMVDHTPFGFDNDVEFCEYLIREVGVVAIPPSVFYLNPEDGKNLVRFTFCKDDDTLRAAVDRMKAKLRKK from the exons ATGAATCTGGCCGCCCccatctccacctccacctccacggcCGCCCCTCCCCATGCCCATGGGCTCATGCCATTAAACCTCTCCCCCGCGCCCTCCTCGCTCCGTCGCTCCCTCTTCGCCTCCCTCCGGAACAAGATCTCCCCGATGGCATCCGcccccgcctccgcctccgcggccctctccaccgccgcccccgccGACAACGGCGCCGCCAAGCCCACGGAGCAGCGGCCGGTACAG GTGGCTAAGCGATTGGAGAAGTTCAAAACAACAATTTTCACACAGATGAGCATGCTCGCAGTGAAGCATGGAGCAATAAACCTTGGACAGGGGTTTCCCAATTTTGATGGCCCTGACTTTGTCAAAGATGCTGCTATTGAGGCTATCAAAGCTGGAAAGAATCAGTATGCAAGAGGATATGGTGTGCCTGAATTGAATTCAGCTGTTGCTGAGAGATTTCTCAAGGACAGTGGATTGCACATCGATCCTGATAAGGAAGTTACTGTTACATCTGGGTGCACAGAAGCAATAGCTGCAACAATATTGGGTCTGATCAACCCTGGGGATGAAGTCATACTGTTTGCTCCATTCTATGATTCTTATGAGGCTACACTGTCCATGGCTGGTGCGAATGTCAAAGCCATTACACTTCGCCCTCCGGACTTTGCAGTCCCTCTTGAAGAGCTAAAGGCTGCAGTCTCGAAGAATACCAGAGCAATAATGATTAATACACCTCACAACCCTACCGGGAAAATGTTCACAAGGGAGGAACTTGAGTTCATTGCTGATCTCTGCAAGGAAAATGACGTGTTGCTCTTTGCCGATGAGGTCTACGACAAGCTGGCGTTTGAGGCGGATCACATATCAATGGCTTCTATTCCTGGCATGTATGAGAGGACCGTCACTATGAACTCCCTGGGGAAGACGTTCTCCTTGACCGGATGGAAGATCGGCTGGGCGATAGCACCACCGCACCTGACATGGGGCGTAAGGCAGGCACACTCCTTCCTCACATTCGCCACCTCCACGCCGATGCAATCAGCAGCAGCGGCGGCCTTGAGAGCACCGGACAGCTACTTTGAGGAGCTGAAGAGGGACTACGGCGCAAAGAAAGCGCTGCTGGTGGACGGGCTCAAGGCGGCGGGCTTCATCGTCTACCCTTCGAGCGGGACCTACTTCGTCATGGTCGACCACACCCCGTTCGGGTTCGACAACGACGTCGAGTTCTGCGAGTACTTGATCCGCGAGGTCGGCGTCGTGGCCATCCCGCCGAGCGTGTTCTACCTGAACCCGGAGGACGGGAAGAACCTGGTGAGGTTCACCTTCTGCAAGGACGACGACACGCTGAGGGCGGCGGTGGACCGGATGAAGGCCAAGCTCAGGAAGAAATGA
- the LOC123395341 gene encoding junctophilin-4-like: MDGHNGGGACAGAGKLTRTPSSLLRSPTVRNCSSFQAVLVEDPEPDDKKSQAAAQRKAPHPHAGPAHPALVLALPLALLLLLLLLRDDLHLLLLAAAATAALAAAAAAARLLRGRLRMRRSPQTGSVQWFIGDDDDKPHHARDTRGKAAAAHGRVVREGVEFYSNGDCYEGEFHKGRCNGSGVYNFFGKGKYEGDWVDGKYDGYGIESWARGSRYRGQYRQGLRHGHGVYRFYSGDCYAGEWAGGQSHGIGAQTCSDGSSYVGEFKCGVKHGLGSYHFRNGDRFAGEYFGDKIHGFGVYRFANGHCYEGSWHEGKKQGFGMYTFRNGDKRSGEWDFGTLKSPLPPTDPSVERAVQAAQRAAENAFHLPRVDEQVHKVVMAANRAATAARVAAIKAVQNRMDGKFCDTYV, from the exons atgGACGGCCACAACGGGGGCGGCGCGTGCGCCGGCGCCGGCAAGCTCACGCGGACGCCCTCCTCGCTGCTGCGCTCCCCGACTGTGCGCAACTGCTCCTCCTTCCAGGCGGTGCTGGTGGAGGACCCGGAGCCCGACGACAAGAAGTCGCAGGCCGCGGCGCAGCGCAAGGCCCCGCACCCGCACGCCGGCCCGGCCCACCCGGCCCTCGTCCTCGCGCTCCCGCTCgccctgctcctcctgctgctcctcctccgcgacgacctccacctcctcctcctcgccgccgccgccaccgccgcgctcgccgccgccgccgcagccgcgCGCCTCCTCCGCGGCCGCCTGCGGATGCGCCGCTCCCCGCAGACAGGCTCCGTGCAGTGGTTcatcggcgacgacgacgacaagccgCACCACGCCCGGGACACCAGGGGCAAGGCCGCCGCCGCGCACGGCCGCGTCGTGCGGGAGGGCGTCGAGTTCTACAGCAATGGGGACTGCTACGAGGGTGAGTTCCACAAGGGCCGCTGCAACGGCAGCGGCGTCTACAACTTCTTCGGCAAGGGCAAGTACGAGGGCGACTGGGTTGACGGCAAGTACGACGGCTACGGCATCGAGAGCTGGGCGCGCGGCAGCCGCTACCGCGGCCAGTACCGCCAGGGCCTCCGCCACGGCCACGGGGTGTACCGATTCTACAGCGGCGACTGCTACGCGGGCGAGTGGGCCGGCGGCCAGAGCCACGGCATCGGCGCGCAGACCTGCTCGGACGGGAGCTCCTATGTAGGGGAGTTCAAGTGCGGCGTCAAGCACGGCCTTGGCAGCTACCATTTCCG AAATGGCGATCGCTTCGCCGGGGAGTACTTTGGGGACAAGATCCATGGGTTTGGGGTCTACCGCTTTGCCAATGGCCATTGCTACGAAGGCTCCTGGCATGAAGGCAAGAAGCAGGGATTCGGAATGTACACCTTTCGGAATGGCGACAAGCGATCGGGGGAGTGGGACTTTGGGACTCTCAAGAGCCCCCTGCCTCCCACCGATCCTTCCGTTGAGCGTGCCGTGCAG GCTGCACAACGGGCCGCGGAGAACGCCTTCCACCTGCCGAGAGTCGATGAGCAGGTGCACAAGGTGGTCATGGCCGCGAACAGGGCAGCCACGGCGGCCAGGGTGGCGGCGATCAAGGCAGTCCAGAACAGGATGGACGGGAAATTCTGCGATACCTATGTGTGA